The Tatumella ptyseos genome segment TAACCTCTTCACGGGGTATCGATGAATCAGTATTCGAGGATAATAATGACATCAATAACCGCTGGCGTACTAACTGGTCTTCATGCCGTCGCAACAGAGTATCAGCTAGGGCTATATGTCACAGTTATCAACGAAAATGGGGATATCTTGGCCTGTATAAAATCAGGGGATGTCGCTAAAGCGAGTTATAGATTAAGCATAAAGAAAGCAGAAACAGCATATAAATTTAACCATGACAGCGATGTGATATATCAGTCATTAATCTCTATCGGGCAACAAAATTTGATTGGTGAGGAATATTGCTTTCTGGCTGGGGGGATAGTTTACCAGAAGACCTCTGGCGAGCGTTATTACCTAGGCGTTTCAACAAATAATCCCGATCTCGATAAAGAGATCGCTCTTAACATCTCATCCCTATTATAGGAGGTCACAATGAAAAAGGTTCTTATTACTGGTGCAGGAAGTGGATTTGGAAAACTGTTTTCATTTGAACTGGCTAGAAGAGGTTATGACGTTATTGCAGCCGTTGAATCACCGAGTCAAATGCGTCCATTAAGAGAAGAGGCCACAAAAAATAATTTATCTATTAATGTAATAAAGGTAGATATCTGTGTCGCTGAGGATATTGATTATGCTATCGCGCAGCAGGCTGACATTATCGTTAATAATGCGGGAATTGGTGAAGGCGGTGCGCTAATCGATATGCCGCAAGCTATTCTAAGAAAGCAATTTGAAGTGAATTTCTTTGCGACCACTGAACTAGCAAAACGCTTTGCTGATAGCTTAATTAAAAGAAATTCCTCAGGTCGGGTAGTCTTTATCTCTTCCATCGGTGGGTTGATAACCCCTGAATTAGCGGGAGCTTATTGTGCATCAAAACATGCACTGGAAGCCGTTGCCGAGTCGTTCCATTCTGAACTAAAAGACTTCGGTATCAGCGTTTCAACCATCAACCCTGGTCCCTATCTCACAGGGTTTAACGATAGAATTATGGAAGCATCAAAAAATTGGGCTTCACTTCAAGAAAACCATATTAACCATAATGATTTACGCTTTGATTTACATCAGTATGATGAAAACCAAGATATCTCTGCAATGTGTGATGTGATCGTTGATGATAAAGCGAAGTTTAGAAATGTCTTCCCAGAAGAATTTATTGAGATTATTAAAACCCAACAACGCCAAGACTGGGAAAAATAAGTCTCTCAATCCCGCTA includes the following:
- a CDS encoding heme-binding protein; amino-acid sequence: MTSITAGVLTGLHAVATEYQLGLYVTVINENGDILACIKSGDVAKASYRLSIKKAETAYKFNHDSDVIYQSLISIGQQNLIGEEYCFLAGGIVYQKTSGERYYLGVSTNNPDLDKEIALNISSLL
- a CDS encoding SDR family oxidoreductase — encoded protein: MKKVLITGAGSGFGKLFSFELARRGYDVIAAVESPSQMRPLREEATKNNLSINVIKVDICVAEDIDYAIAQQADIIVNNAGIGEGGALIDMPQAILRKQFEVNFFATTELAKRFADSLIKRNSSGRVVFISSIGGLITPELAGAYCASKHALEAVAESFHSELKDFGISVSTINPGPYLTGFNDRIMEASKNWASLQENHINHNDLRFDLHQYDENQDISAMCDVIVDDKAKFRNVFPEEFIEIIKTQQRQDWEK